The genomic window AGTTGACGGAATTAAAGTTGAGGGTGACTTAAGAAAAGACATCAGACTTGATATCAAGAGATTATTAGACATCAGATGTTACAGAGGTTCTAGACATAGAGCAAACTTACCTGTAAGAGGGCAAAAGTCTAAAACTAATGCAAGAACTGTTAAAGGACCAAAGAAAGCAGTTAATAAGAAATAATAATAATAATAAATCTAATTATATAGAAAAATTTAAGTAAGGAG from Psychrilyobacter atlanticus DSM 19335 includes these protein-coding regions:
- the rpsM gene encoding 30S ribosomal protein S13, with product MARVAGVDIPRNKRIVIALTYVFGIGQTTSERVLTEAGISFDVRVKDMTEEELNKIRAIVDGIKVEGDLRKDIRLDIKRLLDIRCYRGSRHRANLPVRGQKSKTNARTVKGPKKAVNKK